Proteins from one Mercurialis annua linkage group LG7, ddMerAnnu1.2, whole genome shotgun sequence genomic window:
- the LOC126656999 gene encoding uncharacterized protein LOC126656999, translated as MCDEYPEYHDWIGKGHLRYPKAKEGRFIKETENSINPPFNFGVDVIDAKDFFFVLEYGGQSLNTRHMDILFYYLRKKGKYNSSIQMKFTTTDNYFDQTFQSFVRLFKDTGDRDLIYEDHPISQYIRGKRMIANTPWVECEFVLIPFHVSSNNHWALAVLDFKLKTITIYNSMRSTLSASSTRLIGNNYASYLPLFLSKLDVFKDNPFSNLRSPFYTSQGLEDSFQLIVKYDMSEQQFNDCGVFAFSFAEYIVHGREQELTKEFDVNSHRKRLSFGLYKYGKWKNMFNVVSESESYQDKDQMDGNVKAKRYKIRAGKLKLFV; from the exons ATGTGCGATGAATATCCGGAGTATCATGACTGGATTGGTAAAGGACATTTGAGATATCCCAAGGCCAAAGA AGGAAGATTTATTAAGGAAACAGAAAATTCTATCAATCCTCCTTTCAATTTTGGTGTTGATGTCATTGATGCGAAAGATTTCTTTTTCGTTCTGGAGTATGGTGGACAGTCATTGAATACACGG CACATGGATATCTTATTTTACTATCTGAGGAAGAAAGGAAAATATAACAGTAGCATACAAATGAAGTTCACAACAACCGACAATTATTTCGATCAAACTTTTCAATCTTTTGTGAGGCTTTTCAAGGATACCGGAGACCGAGACCTGATTTATGAAGATCATCCAATTTCTCAGTATATACGTGGCAAACGTATGATTGCGAATACTCCATGGGTTGAGTGTGAATTTGTGTTGATCCCTTTCCATGTGTCTTCAAATAATCATTGGGCCCTTGCAGTACTGGATTTTAAGCTCAAGACGATCACAATCTATAATTCCATGCGTTCAACTTTGAGTGCTTCGTCAACTAGATTGATTGGGAATAATTATGCCTCTTATCTTCCTTTATTTCTTTCCAAGTTAGATGTGTTCAAAGATAATCCCTTTTCTAATTTGCGTTCACCGTTCTATACAAGTCAAGGATTAGAAGATTCTTTTCAGTTGATTGTTAAATATGACATGTCAGAACAACAGTTCAA TGATTGTGGAGTTTTTGCATTCTCTTTTGCTGAATATATTGTGCATGGGAGAGAGCAGGAGCTTACAAAAGAATTTGATGTGAATTCCCATCGAAAGCGTTTGTCTTTTGGTCTTTATAAGTATGGAAAATGGAAGAATATGTTTAATGTTGTCAGTGAATCAGAGAGTTATCAGGACAAGGACCAGATGGATGGGAATGTGAAAGCAAAAAGATACAAGATTCGAGCTGGAAAACTGAAACT gtttGTTTGA
- the LOC126656998 gene encoding uncharacterized protein LOC126656998, with the protein MSDTFDEIGQYTKLLAIDTIDCNDDQNQESVSDPLQDIDLTVGKTFKDKATLQACLRLHAINNHYQQKTFIIRKQDMNHTCPIETRFNNQKQASASHIAASIKMKYLNVKATYTPLDIRNDMQTLHGVKISYMMAWRSRELAFEMLRGKPCESYKSLPTFLYMLGTRNPGSSIDIQLRDDSTFLYVFTALKASITGWQYCKPVIVVDATFLKATFGGTLLVTTAQDAAGKLFPLAFSAVDSENDDSWHYFFTKIKQAFGTREGICIVSDRHLSIESAIKRIYPEATHGVCMFHLLNNLKTNFKRNAKKLKEPFFAAARAYTEVEFDYHMKVLDNLDARVRPFLQQIKYERWSRVHSLKNRYKTMTSNLAESLNAAILHARELPITALFMHLHDLQQEYSYKHRKIAIDTVTTLSTIHEDILLQNYINSLKLQVKPSSDDIITVLENGKKYTVNMVERTCTCKKFDIDEIPCKHAIAFLADKKIEPYAYCSRYYTNAAMLATYSETVYPLEKEEEWIIPEHIKNMIVKPPQNRTRTGRPKKGRYQSKWGNPKNDPNQGQCGKCGHAGHNRKTCRNKPKDT; encoded by the exons ATGTCTGATACATTCGACGAAATAGGTCAGTATACAAAACTTCTTGCAATTGATACAATAGACTGTAACGATGATCAAAATCAAGAATCAGTATCAGATCCACTACAAGATATAGATCTGACAGTTGGAAAAACTTTCAAAGATAAAGCTACTCTTCAAGCATGCTTACGACTTCATGCAATCAATAATCACTACCAACAAAAGACA TTCATCATTCGTAAACAAGACATGAACCACACATGCCCGATAGAGACCAGATTCAACAATCAAAAACAAGCATCAGCATCACACATAGCGGCATCCATCAAAATGAAGTATCTCAATGTCAAAGCAACATACACACCATTAGATATAAGGAATGATATGCAGACTTTACATGGAGTCAAGATCAGTTATATGATGGCTTGGAGATCAAGAGAATTGGCATTTGAAATGTTAAGAGGAAAGCCTTGTGAATCTTACAAATCGCTGCCTACTTTTTTATATATGCTTGGAACTAGAAACCCGGGATCTAGCATAGACATACAATTGAGAGATGACAGCACATTTTTGTATGTATTTACAGCATTAAAAGCTTCAATTACAGGATGGCAGTATTGCAAACCAGTAATTGTAGTTGATGCTACATTCTTGAAGGCAACATTTGGTGGCACACTTCTTGTTACAACAGCTCAAGATGCAGCTGGAAAGCTGTTTCCTCTAGCATTTTCTGCTGTGGATTCAGAAAATGATGACTCATGGCATTATTTCTTCACTAAAATAAAACAGGCCTTTGGAACAAGAGAAGGTATCTGCATTGTATCAGATAGACATCTCAGCATAGAGTCAGCTATTAAAAGGATTTATCCTGAAGCTACTCATGGCGTATGCATGTTTCACCTTCTCAATAACCTCAAGACAAATTTCAAGAGAAATGCCAAGAAACTTAAAGAACCTTTCTTTGCAGCAGCAAGAGCATACACCGAGGTTGAATTTGACTACCACATGAAAGTGTTGGACAACTTAGATGCTCGAGTAAGACCATTTCTTCAgcaaatcaaatatgaaaggtGGTCAAGGGTACATTCTCTCAAAAACAGGTATAAAACTATGACATCTAATTTAGCTGAATCATTAAACGCAGCAATATTACATGCAAGAGAACTGCCGATCACAGCCTTATTTATGCACCTACATGACCTCCAACAAGAGTACTCATACAAACACAGAAAAATTGCTATCGATACAGTCACAACACTTTCAACCATCCATGAAGATATACTTCTGCAAAATTACATTAATTCACTGAAACTACAG GTGAAACCATCTTCAGATGATATCATAACAGTTCTCGAGAATGGTAAAAAGTACACAGTCAACATGGTCGAGAGAACATGTACATGCAAAAAGTTTGATATCGATGAAATTCCTTGTAAACATGCCATAGCATTTCTAGCCGACAAGAAGATTGAACCTTATGCGTACTGCTCAAGATACTATACAAATGCAGCTATGTTAGCGACATATTCTGAAACTGTATATCCATTGGAGAAGGAAGAAGAATGGATTATTCCAGAACATATCAAGAACATGATTGTCAAACCACCCCAAAATAGAACACGAACTGGAAGGCCTAAAAAGGGTAGGTACCAGTCAAAGTGGGGAAATCCGAAAAACGATCCGAATCAAGGGCAATGTGGAAAATGCGGACACGCTGGACATAATAGGAAGACATGCCGAAACAAGCCAAAAGATACCTAG